One genomic window of Desulfovibrio psychrotolerans includes the following:
- a CDS encoding RrF2 family transcriptional regulator — MRLLTNSRYGTRLLLDIAVHGRDEPVLMRDSAKRLGISQKYLEKIARQLKNGGYVKTRRGPNGGHMMAVDPATITVGEVVRLLEGGTDLVGCGKDAASCTHAPGCLTRLLWKEASLAMYAHLDKFCFGELVNYTEKGVKFGDYCVRTITEHPDMRREVPAGARCELEAVTLTGLEDY; from the coding sequence ATGCGATTGCTTACAAACAGCCGCTATGGGACAAGGCTTTTGCTTGATATCGCCGTGCACGGGAGAGATGAGCCCGTACTCATGCGCGATTCCGCAAAGCGGCTGGGCATCTCGCAGAAGTATTTGGAAAAGATTGCGAGGCAGTTGAAGAACGGGGGGTATGTCAAGACCCGCCGGGGGCCCAACGGAGGACACATGATGGCGGTTGATCCTGCAACGATCACTGTCGGCGAAGTGGTGCGCCTGCTGGAAGGGGGAACCGATCTTGTAGGCTGCGGCAAGGATGCTGCTTCGTGCACGCATGCGCCGGGGTGCCTGACCCGCCTTTTGTGGAAGGAGGCAAGCCTTGCCATGTATGCGCATCTGGACAAATTTTGCTTTGGTGAGCTGGTGAACTACACGGAAAAGGGCGTGAAGTTTGGCGACTATTGCGTGCGCACCATCACGGAGCACCCGGACATGAGGCGGGAGGTTCCCGCCGGTGCCCGATGTGAGTTGGAAGCAGTGACGCTGACAGGGCTGGAAGATTATTGA